Proteins from one Streptomyces sp. 840.1 genomic window:
- a CDS encoding RHS repeat-associated core domain-containing protein has translation MADEAGTKVNSYGFSPRGVPRSTTSETVTQPYRLADGYQDPTGLYRFAARYYDPNIGRFTNPDPSGQEQNPYLYAEGDPVNRIDPTGLFGWPEVGALVLGAAIGVVAPWAPLPKASTAMALGTWEWLASVEAWPVASLEVLHICSLSR, from the coding sequence ATGGCCGACGAGGCTGGCACAAAGGTCAACAGCTACGGCTTCAGCCCCCGCGGCGTCCCACGCTCCACCACCAGCGAGACGGTGACCCAGCCCTACCGGCTCGCCGACGGCTACCAGGACCCCACCGGCCTTTACCGCTTCGCGGCCCGCTACTACGACCCCAACATCGGCCGCTTCACCAACCCCGACCCCTCCGGCCAGGAACAGAACCCCTACCTCTACGCCGAAGGCGACCCCGTCAACCGCATCGACCCCACCGGACTTTTCGGATGGCCCGAGGTTGGAGCATTGGTTCTTGGGGCAGCGATAGGAGTGGTTGCGCCATGGGCGCCGCTGCCGAAGGCTTCAACGGCAATGGCGCTGGGGACATGGGAATGGCTTGCGTCGGTGGAGGCGTGGCCGGTGGCCTCCTTGGAGGTTCTTCATATCTGCTCCCTGAGTAGATAG
- a CDS encoding DUF5937 family protein, with protein MIRYRLGVGAASVRWAMSPIHEVVSLAQLLTEPQRHPMFHPWLRRRRHRLSLPDLRALTVFMADGAYRPDFLDPSPMSSEPTFEEGVDALLAAPADLTYAELVDATRGREAETSRRLLDDPDRARSEAADALRRLWKAVIEPEWPSMREALRAEMLDRAIQVNREGLRAVLPRLHPSAACEGDVITVEKTVDIDVDCPEGLIFVPSLFITDRMQCTTSDHWTPAIYYPASGRYLWAAPPTPRSLDRLLGTTRSRILAALATPLQTTVVARLVSVTPPTASEHLGILRDAGLIDSSRAGRTATHELTKAGRALLDAASPRS; from the coding sequence GTGATCCGCTACCGATTGGGCGTTGGTGCTGCGAGCGTGCGGTGGGCGATGTCGCCGATACACGAAGTGGTCAGTCTCGCCCAGCTCTTGACCGAACCGCAGCGTCACCCGATGTTCCACCCGTGGCTTCGGCGTCGCCGCCACCGTCTCTCGCTCCCGGACCTGAGGGCGCTCACGGTCTTCATGGCCGATGGCGCGTACCGACCCGACTTCCTTGACCCATCGCCGATGTCCAGTGAGCCAACGTTCGAGGAAGGCGTGGATGCCCTCCTCGCCGCGCCGGCGGACCTGACGTACGCCGAACTGGTCGACGCTACGAGGGGACGCGAGGCAGAAACAAGCCGCCGATTGCTCGATGACCCCGACCGGGCCAGGTCCGAGGCCGCCGATGCGCTGCGCCGCCTCTGGAAGGCAGTTATCGAACCGGAATGGCCGTCCATGCGGGAGGCGCTGCGTGCCGAGATGCTGGATCGGGCCATCCAGGTCAACCGCGAGGGATTGCGCGCAGTCCTTCCGCGCCTGCACCCTTCCGCTGCGTGCGAGGGTGACGTCATCACCGTCGAAAAGACAGTCGACATCGACGTCGACTGCCCTGAGGGACTCATTTTCGTTCCGTCGCTGTTCATCACCGACCGGATGCAGTGCACCACCTCGGACCACTGGACACCGGCGATCTATTACCCGGCATCCGGGCGGTACCTATGGGCGGCACCTCCCACTCCGAGGTCGCTTGACCGTCTTCTGGGGACGACCCGATCGAGGATCCTGGCCGCGCTCGCCACTCCGCTGCAGACGACCGTTGTGGCCAGGCTGGTGAGCGTCACTCCCCCGACGGCCAGCGAACACCTGGGAATTCTGCGGGACGCCGGGTTGATCGACAGCAGCCGGGCCGGTCGCACGGCCACGCACGAGCTCACTAAGGCTGGACGTGCCCTCCTTGACGCAGCCTCGCCGCGATCGTGA
- a CDS encoding SDR family oxidoreductase encodes MPSIAIVGAGPGMGLAIARTFGSHGFDVALIARNRDKLNDLADRLDAEGITAAAFPADVLDHEALTQALKDAATRFGGIDVLEYSPGGSLESTPLTAPSETNPSDVQWAMDILLYGAIAATRAVLPLMREAGAGTLLYTNGAGSADPTPMLGNLNAAQAALRNWVLGLHKELADTGVQAAHVAIGVWIGTDGPPGVPAASAEEVAPLYWDLHTQRDEVERVFTV; translated from the coding sequence GTGCCCAGCATCGCCATCGTCGGAGCCGGCCCCGGTATGGGCCTGGCCATCGCCCGTACCTTCGGCTCCCACGGCTTCGACGTCGCTCTCATCGCCCGCAACCGCGACAAGCTCAACGACCTGGCCGACCGGCTCGACGCCGAAGGCATCACCGCCGCCGCGTTCCCCGCGGACGTACTCGACCATGAGGCACTCACCCAGGCGCTCAAGGACGCCGCCACCCGCTTCGGCGGCATCGACGTCCTGGAGTACTCCCCAGGCGGGAGCCTCGAATCCACGCCGCTCACCGCTCCGTCCGAGACCAACCCGTCCGATGTGCAGTGGGCGATGGACATCCTGCTCTACGGGGCCATTGCCGCCACACGGGCCGTGCTGCCCCTAATGCGCGAGGCCGGCGCCGGCACCCTGCTCTACACCAACGGCGCCGGCTCGGCCGACCCCACTCCGATGCTCGGCAACCTCAACGCCGCCCAGGCCGCGCTGCGCAACTGGGTACTCGGCCTGCACAAGGAACTGGCCGACACCGGCGTCCAGGCAGCGCACGTCGCCATCGGCGTGTGGATCGGCACGGACGGCCCACCCGGAGTACCGGCGGCCTCGGCCGAGGAGGTCGCCCCCCTCTACTGGGACCTGCACACGCAGCGCGACGAAGTCGAACGCGTCTTCACCGTGTGA
- a CDS encoding YncE family protein — MRIRTLPAATALAALFSSAVLTAAPASADTTRPIAVSDADDTVVDGVHQRLYFSDRYQSKIVVTDYSGKAVATLTGLPEVRDLELSPDSGTLYAAVYGADKIVAIDTVTLTQTAEYPTGDKTIPSRLAFADGKLWFGYGDQWDSGLGSVDLAAETPTVTLDLAAGHDFASPPELYASPANPGTLLALDSHISSAPIVVYDISSGAPVIRVSAEKGGFYKDAALTPDGQNVVVAGPGNRALTEYRLSDLKQVRSYPVPDEPETVSVAPDGTVAATVLDTDDLGDTYVFAGGSGKPASVRNLSPKWMPWFGHSMNWSADGRKLFVLTGSSEFTQFHAIDEPRKYVGALKVDAPATAPRAKSLTVKGSLTAALALPAGTPLAVTRTDMESPNGKSLGTKRLGTGGKFSFTDTPPAGSKVTYTVRYAGDATHTSATASDTVNVSRATPTLTLNNNGKVYSYARKVAFTAHLGTTYKNRTVEIWADPFGADKPKKRVKTGKVNSKGNLSVTLAMTRDTAVSVVFKGDARYAPKSVKSTAYARVKVSTALSKYYKTGKIGSTTYRYFHKNTNVISTTTMSYYKGRKQRLEIQVYYQGKWYDGATEYFKLGTNGKSAVSLGHSGKSGVRARVRSSYVNSASGDTVNSTTHGSWKYFMFTS; from the coding sequence GTGCGTATACGCACTCTCCCGGCCGCCACCGCACTGGCGGCCCTCTTCAGCTCGGCGGTACTCACCGCCGCACCGGCGTCCGCCGACACCACTAGACCCATCGCGGTCTCGGACGCCGACGACACGGTCGTCGACGGCGTCCACCAGCGGCTGTACTTCAGCGACCGGTACCAGAGCAAGATCGTCGTCACTGACTACAGCGGCAAGGCCGTCGCCACGCTCACCGGCCTGCCCGAGGTCCGTGACCTCGAACTGAGCCCGGACTCGGGCACGCTGTACGCGGCGGTCTACGGCGCCGACAAGATCGTCGCCATTGACACCGTGACCCTCACGCAGACCGCCGAGTACCCGACCGGCGACAAGACCATCCCCTCCCGGCTCGCCTTTGCCGACGGCAAGCTGTGGTTCGGATACGGGGACCAGTGGGACTCCGGGCTCGGCTCCGTCGACCTGGCGGCCGAGACTCCCACGGTGACGCTGGACCTGGCGGCCGGACACGACTTCGCAAGCCCTCCCGAGCTCTACGCGAGCCCCGCCAACCCGGGCACGCTGCTTGCCCTCGACTCGCACATCAGCTCCGCCCCGATCGTCGTCTATGACATCTCCTCCGGTGCCCCGGTCATCCGCGTCTCTGCCGAGAAGGGGGGTTTCTACAAGGACGCGGCTCTCACGCCGGACGGCCAGAACGTCGTCGTGGCGGGGCCCGGGAATCGGGCGCTCACCGAGTACCGGCTCTCGGACCTGAAACAGGTGCGCAGCTACCCCGTCCCCGACGAGCCGGAGACGGTCAGCGTCGCTCCGGACGGCACGGTCGCCGCGACCGTCCTCGACACCGACGACCTCGGGGACACGTACGTGTTCGCCGGCGGCAGCGGCAAGCCCGCCAGCGTCCGCAACCTGTCGCCTAAATGGATGCCCTGGTTCGGACACTCGATGAATTGGTCGGCCGATGGCCGGAAGCTGTTCGTGCTGACCGGGTCCTCCGAGTTCACCCAGTTCCACGCCATCGACGAGCCCCGCAAGTACGTCGGCGCGCTCAAGGTCGATGCCCCCGCCACCGCCCCCCGCGCGAAGTCGCTCACCGTCAAGGGCTCGCTCACCGCCGCCCTCGCGCTGCCCGCCGGGACCCCGCTGGCCGTCACCCGCACCGACATGGAGTCGCCGAACGGGAAGTCGCTCGGCACCAAGCGGCTCGGCACGGGTGGCAAGTTCTCCTTCACGGACACCCCGCCGGCCGGCAGCAAGGTCACGTACACGGTGAGGTACGCCGGTGACGCCACGCACACCTCGGCCACCGCCTCGGACACCGTCAACGTCTCCCGCGCCACGCCCACACTGACGCTGAACAACAACGGCAAGGTGTACAGCTACGCCAGGAAAGTCGCGTTCACGGCGCACCTCGGCACGACGTACAAGAACCGCACGGTCGAGATCTGGGCCGACCCGTTCGGGGCGGACAAGCCGAAGAAGCGGGTCAAGACCGGCAAGGTCAACTCCAAGGGCAACCTGTCGGTCACCCTGGCCATGACCCGGGACACCGCGGTCAGCGTCGTATTCAAGGGCGACGCCCGCTACGCCCCGAAATCGGTCAAGTCCACCGCGTACGCCCGGGTGAAGGTCTCGACGGCGCTGTCCAAGTACTACAAGACCGGCAAGATCGGCTCCACGACGTACCGCTACTTCCACAAGAACACCAACGTCATCTCCACGACGACGATGAGCTACTACAAGGGCCGCAAGCAGCGGCTCGAGATCCAGGTGTACTACCAGGGCAAGTGGTACGACGGGGCCACCGAGTACTTCAAGCTCGGCACCAACGGAAAGTCGGCCGTCAGCCTGGGCCACTCCGGCAAGTCCGGCGTCCGCGCCCGCGTGCGCTCCTCGTACGTCAACTCCGCATCCGGAGACACCGTCAACTCGACGACGCACGGGAGCTGGAAGTACTTCATGTTCACCAGCTGA
- a CDS encoding IS5 family transposase (programmed frameshift), producing the protein MVDDELWALVEPLLPAWPERSPGPRPVSERLCLQGILFVLYNGVAWQLLPLELGFGSGQTCWRRLDRWQKAGVFGALHRVLLAELNAAGELDWSRACVDGSHIRAKKGRRHTGPSPVDRRKTGSKHHLICDGRGTPLKVITTAANVNDVIQTLALVDGIPSVAGRPGRPRRRPEALLGDKGYDSNPNRDELRRRRILPVISRKGAPNIKGIGKLRYVVEQTFALLHHFKRLAVRWERRTELHDALVSLACSLICYRRLKKTRP; encoded by the exons ATCGTGGACGATGAGTTGTGGGCTCTGGTCGAGCCGTTGCTGCCGGCGTGGCCGGAGCGGTCTCCGGGGCCCAGGCCAGTGTCGGAGCGGCTCTGCCTCCAAGGCATCCTGTTTGTCCTCTACAACGGCGTAGCATGGCAACTCCTGCCCCTGGAGCTGGGGTTCGGCTCGGGGCAGACGTGCTGGCGCCGGCTGGACCGGTGGCAGAAGGCAGGAGTCTTCGGCGCGTTACATCGGGTCCTGCTCGCGGAGCTGAACGCGGCCGGCGAACTCGACTGGTCACGTGCATGTGTGGACGGTTCCCACATCCGCGCGAAAAAGGGGCGCCGACA CACCGGCCCGTCACCGGTCGACCGGCGGAAAACGGGCAGCAAACACCACCTGATCTGCGACGGACGCGGCACCCCGCTCAAGGTCATCACGACCGCGGCCAACGTCAACGACGTCATCCAGACCCTCGCCCTGGTCGACGGCATCCCATCCGTCGCAGGCCGCCCCGGACGACCCCGCCGAAGGCCCGAAGCTCTGCTCGGCGACAAAGGCTACGACTCCAACCCCAACCGCGACGAGCTCCGCCGCCGACGAATCCTGCCCGTCATCTCCCGCAAGGGAGCACCCAACATCAAGGGCATCGGCAAGCTGCGATACGTCGTCGAGCAGACCTTCGCCCTGCTCCACCACTTCAAACGACTCGCTGTCCGCTGGGAACGCCGCACCGAACTCCACGACGCCTTGGTCTCCCTCGCCTGCAGCCTCATCTGCTACCGACGCCTCAAGAAGACCCGACCATGA
- a CDS encoding recombinase family protein: MTPSPTASRCPPAGPNPAHRAARAPARSLAPAIPAASPRCPGSPSSCACPPPADRGPGQPRRPGTPAPLALAPDAPTADIRIGYARCSTLTQELQSQLDALAKHGTPREKVFSEKVSTRVRVHPQFEAPLALARCPGCTTPADRAASYSRSSRRWRTPSGRTSAS, from the coding sequence GTGACGCCGTCGCCGACTGCAAGCCGCTGCCCTCCTGCCGGGCCGAACCCGGCTCACCGTGCCGCTCGCGCTCCGGCGCGGTCGCTGGCACCTGCCATACCGGCCGCTTCACCAAGGTGCCCCGGCTCGCCAAGCTCCTGCGCGTGCCCACCCCCGGCCGACCGCGGGCCCGGCCAGCCCCGGCGGCCCGGCACCCCCGCCCCGCTCGCCCTCGCCCCCGACGCTCCGACCGCCGACATCCGCATCGGGTACGCCCGGTGCTCGACGCTCACCCAGGAACTCCAGTCGCAGCTCGACGCGCTCGCCAAGCACGGCACCCCGCGCGAAAAGGTGTTCTCCGAGAAGGTCAGCACCCGGGTCCGCGTCCACCCGCAGTTCGAGGCCCCGCTTGCACTCGCCCGCTGCCCGGGATGTACGACCCCAGCGGACCGGGCCGCCTCGTATTCGCGTTCTTCGCGGCGATGGCGGACACCGAGCGGGAGAACATCCGCGAGTTGA
- a CDS encoding IS5 family transposase — protein MQPSQSYPSDLSDARWELIRPTLEAWRQARAGIRKPTHDLRTLMNAILYVDRTGIPWRYLPHDFPPHQTVYGYFARWEADGIFDQLTNILRGKVRKAEGRASQPSACLIDSQSIKTSATVPLTSQGIDPAKKIIGRKRHIVTDTLGLLLAVAVTAASVHDSAAGTQLMTKVAALHPTISKAWADNGYKTKAVEHAAHLGIDLEIVQRDPTTRGFHVQPRRWVIERTLGWLMHHRRLARDYETHPHRSAAMIQLAAINLMTRRLTHETTLNWRDT, from the coding sequence ATGCAGCCCTCACAGTCCTACCCCAGCGACCTGTCCGACGCCCGCTGGGAACTCATCCGCCCCACGCTGGAAGCCTGGCGCCAGGCCCGCGCCGGCATCCGCAAGCCCACCCACGACCTACGCACCCTGATGAACGCCATCCTCTACGTCGACCGCACCGGCATTCCCTGGCGCTACCTCCCCCACGACTTCCCACCCCACCAGACCGTCTACGGCTACTTCGCCCGCTGGGAAGCCGACGGCATCTTCGACCAGCTCACCAACATCCTCCGCGGCAAGGTCCGCAAGGCCGAAGGCCGCGCGAGCCAGCCCAGCGCCTGCCTGATCGACAGCCAGAGCATCAAGACTTCCGCCACCGTCCCCCTGACCAGCCAAGGTATCGACCCGGCCAAGAAGATCATCGGACGCAAACGGCACATCGTCACCGACACCCTCGGCCTCCTCCTGGCCGTCGCCGTCACCGCCGCGAGCGTCCACGACTCCGCGGCCGGCACCCAGCTCATGACCAAGGTCGCCGCACTCCACCCAACGATCAGCAAAGCCTGGGCCGACAACGGCTACAAGACCAAAGCCGTCGAACACGCCGCCCACCTCGGCATCGACCTCGAGATCGTCCAACGCGACCCCACCACCAGAGGCTTCCACGTCCAGCCACGCCGATGGGTCATCGAACGCACCCTCGGCTGGCTCATGCACCACCGCCGCCTCGCCCGCGACTACGAAACCCACCCCCACCGATCAGCAGCCATGATCCAGCTGGCCGCCATCAACCTCATGACCCGCCGCCTCACCCACGAGACCACCCTCAACTGGCGCGACACCTAG
- a CDS encoding recombinase family protein, whose protein sequence is MYDPSGPGRLVFAFFAAMADTERENIRELTLEGLDAAARKGKRGGRPPVITEDMLHTVLRRRASGESVEQIQPDLIILRLRRRPRPCAPTSFCCDACSPRAPPASNGPACDVRTVIRRPQRILTPKECERVQDMPLLNLRGALIMGITERGNWLQPREVIRQGASRSSPARPPLAVR, encoded by the coding sequence ATGTACGACCCCAGCGGACCGGGCCGCCTCGTATTCGCGTTCTTCGCGGCGATGGCGGACACCGAGCGGGAGAACATCCGCGAGTTGACCCTCGAAGGACTCGACGCGGCCGCCCGCAAGGGCAAGCGCGGCGGCCGGCCACCTGTCATCACCGAGGACATGCTGCACACCGTGCTGCGGCGCCGGGCGAGCGGCGAGTCGGTCGAGCAGATCCAGCCCGACCTAATCATCCTCCGACTCCGCCGGCGGCCGCGCCCGTGCGCACCGACCAGTTTTTGTTGCGACGCCTGTTCGCCCCGTGCTCCGCCCGCGAGCAACGGCCCCGCGTGCGACGTCCGTACGGTCATCCGGCGCCCCCAGCGCATCCTCACCCCGAAGGAGTGCGAGCGGGTGCAGGACATGCCGCTACTCAATCTGCGGGGCGCACTGATTATGGGCATCACCGAGCGGGGCAACTGGCTCCAGCCGAGGGAAGTGATTCGGCAAGGCGCGTCCCGCAGTTCGCCCGCTCGCCCGCCACTGGCGGTGCGATGA
- a CDS encoding cupin domain-containing protein: MTDTESIARCSKEPERAQQTRKIRLGASGSTIEVLAGPAETSGIVSIYRWHMSPSSRGPAPHFHTTFSETFIVEEGEVDYFDGQAWRTLLPGDTAHAAAGDVHALRKEGAEPATLLMALSPGVPREEYFAQLATVNERDLNRLHEAHDNHFVDDYGR; the protein is encoded by the coding sequence ATGACCGACACAGAGTCGATTGCCCGGTGTTCCAAGGAGCCCGAGCGAGCCCAACAGACGCGAAAGATCCGGCTGGGCGCCAGCGGATCGACCATCGAAGTCCTCGCGGGTCCGGCGGAGACCAGCGGGATCGTGAGCATCTACCGGTGGCACATGTCGCCCTCCAGTCGGGGACCTGCCCCGCACTTTCACACGACCTTCAGCGAGACCTTCATCGTTGAAGAAGGTGAAGTCGACTACTTCGACGGGCAGGCCTGGCGAACACTGCTGCCCGGCGACACCGCGCATGCCGCGGCGGGCGACGTCCACGCCCTCCGGAAGGAGGGCGCCGAACCTGCCACCCTCCTGATGGCACTCTCGCCAGGTGTACCGCGGGAGGAGTACTTCGCACAGCTCGCCACTGTGAACGAGCGTGACCTGAACCGGCTTCACGAAGCCCACGACAACCATTTCGTCGACGACTACGGACGGTGA
- a CDS encoding RHS repeat-associated core domain-containing protein, whose product MPEVKVGSNTPVPAEAEAPVSAEVAAWRAAQKERAETGTGGGDAARSSAVVQTYVPEGQGAVPWHQISDFRITDSLVARVNYSNGNLMLAATDFDVAGVGQKLRLARTYNSLDTPWGKVSQRWWQEYERYAQIFTSEVVIYDASGAALRFTKETDGAFTTPKGYSKDLKQNTDGTYTLTDRKSGSKDIYDANGTLTKVTDKNHGTITVTQHDEGGEQKGFKVTETRSGRWVDLLKTNASQWQAKDHTGRTAVYDLNPSGDVAKTTDTEGKATQFGYDSSRRLTKITTPEGRVTVFTYDDQNRVTSMLRATALNGSGHTGPTWTYTYSASSPSAAGTTTVTDPEQHTTKYEHDGDGQVKKVTDALNHSRSKTFDANHNVDTSSDAMGVGGTGANVTTYGWDSRNNPTSSKLPTGATATASYQTVAGTDLPGTMTTADDEKTNYTYDTVGNTKSVAVEGTGGGNQSFDYNSASPTCQGFEGQVCKVTMEMTSAKSVSTAFTYDTQGNLKTVKAPAPLGNTTYTYDDLGRTESVKDARGVTVLYTYDNRDRVIKVDSSNYLAVTYSYDGDGNLKQRSDGAGVIEYDFDPLSRETVRTLQDGSQTILTYTPAGNVDTYQDPAGLTDYTWNKANKLESLKDPQNKVTTYAYNNNDVRTKTSYPGSTVHEVTPDKSGRPEHIKATSPKGTLVDLSYTYAKDDGKDGGKIRTSNDTVTGYKTSYKYDSAGRFSYAKEEKAGVVRSSWQYCYDLAGNLTSQGVAPGCPGGTTYAVNDAQQITAKNGSATNWSYDKIGNETAGASTPEGTRTGEKWTDYSQLTSITTGGKTYAGQYGSTDQSERIKLGETFFHNGPIGLAATSTAGVDTGFNREPGGTLNSMTRGGKNYYYLTDALGSVVAVADEAGTKVNSYGYSPRGVPRSITSETVPQPYRFAGGYQDPTGLYHFAARYYDPNIGRFTNPDPSGQEQNPYLYAEGDPVNRIDPTGLFSLSGVADALGPVGDVATGAVHLAQGDTEALWGDVAGVVAGGIAGGLCGAAVAASAGPTLGGSLGATAGCYAIAWSAGQIASNAGSG is encoded by the coding sequence ATGCCTGAGGTGAAGGTCGGCTCCAACACCCCGGTTCCGGCTGAGGCCGAGGCGCCCGTGTCGGCGGAGGTCGCGGCCTGGCGTGCTGCCCAGAAGGAACGGGCCGAGACCGGTACCGGCGGGGGTGACGCGGCTCGTTCGTCGGCTGTGGTGCAGACGTACGTCCCCGAGGGGCAGGGGGCGGTGCCGTGGCATCAGATCTCCGACTTCCGGATCACCGACTCGCTGGTGGCCCGCGTCAACTACTCCAACGGCAACCTGATGCTCGCCGCCACCGACTTCGATGTCGCCGGCGTGGGCCAGAAGCTACGCCTGGCGCGGACGTACAACTCGCTGGACACGCCGTGGGGCAAGGTGTCCCAGCGGTGGTGGCAGGAGTACGAGCGCTACGCGCAGATCTTCACCTCCGAGGTCGTCATCTACGACGCGAGCGGTGCGGCCCTCCGCTTCACGAAGGAGACGGACGGCGCCTTCACCACTCCGAAGGGTTACTCGAAGGACCTGAAGCAGAACACCGACGGCACGTACACGCTGACGGACCGCAAGTCGGGATCCAAGGACATCTACGACGCCAACGGCACGCTGACGAAGGTCACCGACAAGAACCACGGCACGATCACGGTCACGCAGCACGACGAGGGCGGTGAGCAGAAGGGCTTCAAGGTCACCGAGACCCGCTCGGGCCGCTGGGTGGATCTGCTGAAGACGAACGCCTCACAGTGGCAGGCCAAAGACCACACCGGCCGCACCGCCGTCTACGACCTCAACCCGTCCGGCGACGTGGCCAAGACAACGGACACGGAGGGCAAAGCCACCCAGTTCGGCTACGACTCCTCACGCCGTCTGACGAAGATCACCACCCCCGAGGGGCGGGTCACGGTCTTCACCTACGACGACCAGAACCGTGTCACCTCCATGCTCCGCGCCACAGCCCTCAACGGATCCGGCCACACCGGCCCGACCTGGACCTACACCTACTCGGCGTCCTCGCCCTCGGCGGCCGGCACGACCACGGTCACCGACCCCGAGCAGCACACCACCAAGTACGAGCATGACGGCGACGGCCAGGTGAAGAAGGTCACCGACGCGCTGAACCACTCCCGGTCCAAGACGTTCGACGCGAACCACAACGTCGATACCTCGTCGGATGCCATGGGCGTGGGCGGTACGGGCGCGAACGTCACCACCTACGGCTGGGACAGCCGCAACAACCCCACCTCCTCGAAGCTGCCCACCGGTGCGACCGCCACGGCCAGCTATCAGACGGTCGCGGGCACGGATCTGCCGGGCACGATGACGACGGCGGACGACGAGAAGACGAACTACACCTACGACACGGTGGGCAACACCAAGTCCGTAGCCGTCGAAGGCACCGGTGGGGGCAACCAGAGTTTCGACTACAACTCCGCCAGCCCCACCTGCCAGGGCTTCGAGGGGCAGGTCTGCAAGGTGACCATGGAGATGACGTCGGCGAAGTCGGTATCCACCGCCTTCACCTACGACACCCAGGGCAACCTGAAGACGGTCAAGGCGCCGGCCCCACTGGGCAACACGACCTACACATACGACGACCTCGGCCGCACCGAGAGCGTCAAGGACGCCCGCGGTGTCACCGTCCTCTACACCTACGACAACCGTGACCGGGTCATCAAGGTCGACTCCTCGAACTACCTAGCCGTCACGTACTCCTATGACGGTGATGGGAACCTGAAACAGCGCTCGGACGGCGCGGGGGTGATCGAATACGACTTCGACCCGCTGTCCCGCGAAACGGTCCGCACTCTGCAGGACGGGTCGCAGACCATCCTGACCTACACCCCGGCCGGCAACGTCGACACCTACCAGGACCCGGCCGGCCTGACCGACTACACGTGGAACAAGGCCAACAAGCTGGAATCCCTCAAGGACCCCCAGAACAAGGTCACCACGTATGCGTACAACAACAACGACGTCCGCACGAAGACGAGCTACCCCGGCAGCACGGTCCACGAAGTCACCCCGGACAAGTCGGGCCGCCCCGAGCACATCAAGGCCACCAGCCCCAAGGGCACACTGGTCGACCTTTCCTATACCTACGCCAAGGACGACGGCAAGGACGGCGGCAAGATCCGCACCAGCAACGACACGGTCACCGGGTACAAGACCTCGTACAAGTACGACAGTGCCGGACGCTTTTCCTACGCCAAGGAGGAGAAGGCCGGTGTGGTGAGGAGCTCGTGGCAGTACTGCTACGACCTGGCCGGCAACCTCACCTCCCAGGGCGTCGCTCCGGGCTGCCCCGGCGGTACCACGTACGCGGTCAACGACGCGCAGCAGATCACGGCGAAGAACGGCTCGGCGACGAACTGGTCCTACGACAAGATCGGCAACGAGACCGCCGGCGCCTCCACACCCGAAGGCACCCGCACCGGCGAGAAGTGGACGGACTACTCCCAGTTGACGTCCATCACCACGGGCGGCAAGACCTACGCCGGACAGTACGGCTCCACCGACCAGTCCGAGCGGATCAAGCTCGGTGAGACGTTCTTCCACAACGGCCCGATCGGCCTTGCCGCCACGTCAACTGCCGGGGTCGACACAGGATTCAACCGGGAGCCCGGGGGCACTCTGAACTCCATGACCCGCGGGGGGAAGAACTACTACTACCTGACCGACGCGCTCGGCAGCGTGGTCGCCGTGGCCGACGAGGCCGGCACGAAGGTCAACAGCTACGGCTATAGCCCCCGCGGTGTTCCGCGCAGCATCACCAGCGAGACGGTTCCCCAGCCCTACCGTTTCGCCGGCGGCTACCAGGACCCCACCGGCCTTTACCACTTCGCGGCCCGCTACTACGACCCCAACATCGGCCGCTTCACCAACCCCGACCCCTCCGGCCAGGAACAGAACCCCTACCTCTACGCCGAAGGCGACCCCGTCAACCGCATCGACCCCACCGGACTCTTCAGTCTCAGTGGTGTCGCGGACGCACTAGGACCTGTCGGCGACGTCGCCACTGGAGCCGTCCACTTGGCCCAAGGAGACACCGAGGCTCTGTGGGGCGATGTTGCAGGTGTGGTCGCCGGTGGCATCGCAGGAGGATTGTGCGGAGCGGCAGTAGCTGCCAGCGCTGGTCCCACTCTGGGTGGATCCCTTGGAGCTACAGCCGGTTGCTACGCAATCGCCTGGAGCGCAGGGCAGATAGCGTCTAACGCGGGCAGCGGATAA